A portion of the Actinomycetes bacterium genome contains these proteins:
- the crtI gene encoding phytoene desaturase — MARICVVGAGAGGLAAAARLGAKGHAVTVLERSDRVGGKLHTWSDQGFSFDVGPSLFTLPAVYLDLFLKTGRPLEHEVDLQEVEPGFRYGFTDRVLRLPGSSVGRTAAAVTDQFSTEEGDAWRTLMRRAGEVWALTREDVLGSEVSTRQLAGMARSPQRLRTVAPWRSLHRTGHKYLPGNHLPRILDRYATYSGSQPRKAPGALITIPFVEQTFGLWHIGGGLGQLAAALHRRVEQVGCTIRTNTEVQAIEHNDAGVTGVRLTDGELIGADIVVSDSDARGLPQLLGAKPPRTRDHSYSGFALLLALDGVSEDLHHHNVWLPDNYDVEFTDLAAGRLPKDPAIYVCRPPDPTMAPAGCEAWFLLVNAPRHGDGSRDTFDYSDPATVEQYADHLLQLLAERGCDVRDRIRWRKVQTPVNLAGTDGSGDGAIYGTASHGAMSVLHRPSNTGAIPGLYLVGGTAHPGGGLPLVGIGAEIVADKIGRGDERPQTEPTERGCAS; from the coding sequence GTGGCAAGAATCTGCGTTGTAGGTGCTGGGGCTGGCGGCTTGGCCGCTGCGGCGCGCCTGGGTGCCAAGGGCCATGCCGTGACCGTACTGGAACGCAGTGATCGGGTTGGCGGCAAACTACACACCTGGTCCGATCAGGGTTTTTCGTTTGACGTCGGACCGAGCCTGTTCACCCTGCCCGCGGTGTATTTGGATTTATTCCTCAAGACCGGTCGACCACTGGAACATGAGGTTGACCTGCAGGAGGTGGAACCAGGCTTCCGTTACGGGTTCACCGATCGCGTACTGCGACTGCCGGGCTCGAGTGTTGGCCGTACTGCGGCTGCGGTCACGGATCAGTTCAGCACTGAGGAAGGCGACGCCTGGCGGACGTTGATGCGTCGTGCCGGTGAGGTCTGGGCCCTGACCCGCGAGGACGTACTGGGTTCCGAGGTGAGCACTCGGCAACTTGCTGGCATGGCGCGTTCCCCGCAACGGCTACGCACGGTGGCACCGTGGCGGTCATTGCATCGCACCGGCCATAAGTATCTGCCCGGCAACCACCTACCGCGCATCCTGGATCGTTACGCCACCTACAGCGGTTCCCAGCCACGCAAAGCACCTGGCGCACTGATCACGATTCCGTTCGTAGAACAGACCTTCGGTTTGTGGCATATCGGCGGCGGACTGGGGCAACTCGCCGCCGCGCTACACCGGCGGGTGGAGCAAGTGGGCTGCACGATTCGCACCAATACCGAGGTGCAGGCCATCGAGCACAACGACGCTGGCGTGACCGGAGTCCGGCTGACCGACGGTGAACTGATCGGCGCTGACATTGTGGTCTCCGACTCGGATGCCCGTGGCCTGCCACAACTGCTGGGTGCCAAACCTCCCCGCACCCGCGATCACTCCTACTCCGGCTTCGCACTACTGCTGGCATTAGACGGAGTTTCGGAAGATCTGCATCACCACAACGTATGGTTGCCGGACAACTACGACGTTGAGTTCACCGATCTCGCCGCTGGTCGTCTGCCGAAGGATCCCGCGATCTACGTGTGCCGACCACCGGACCCGACCATGGCGCCTGCGGGTTGTGAGGCCTGGTTCCTGTTGGTCAATGCGCCGCGGCATGGCGATGGCAGCAGAGACACCTTCGACTACAGCGATCCGGCAACGGTCGAGCAGTACGCCGATCACCTGCTGCAACTACTAGCAGAGCGTGGCTGTGACGTCCGCGATCGCATCCGCTGGCGGAAAGTTCAGACCCCGGTGAACTTGGCCGGTACTGATGGCTCCGGTGATGGCGCGATCTATGGCACGGCTTCCCACGGCGCGATGTCGGTACTGCACCGACCTAGCAATACCGGCGCGATTCCCGGTCTTTACCTCGTGGGCGGTACCGCTCACCCGGGCGGAGGTTTACCACTGGTAGGCATTGGGGCCGAGATTGTGGCCGACAAAATCGGCCGCGGCGATGAGCGGCCACAAACTGAGCCCACCGAGCGTGGCTGCGCCTCGTAG
- a CDS encoding carotenoid biosynthesis protein → MGSIIGWTLTALWVLSNILWILTEGTTRDALTIAGVTLLFAASLTHSLSSRGAAWTLACFAIACSFGWTIEALGTNTGWPFGEYEYTDRLGPHLGAVPLLIPMAWAMMAYPIHAVVERTGWNRLARIALGAGLLATWDLFLDPQMVAEGHWVWSSTEPAIPGLPGIPISNYLGWVIAALILMSLLTMLLPARPGAPIAQPMTALTWVYVGNVIANAVFLGRPAVALVGGVALGIPMAILVLRLRTLQLDDG, encoded by the coding sequence GTGGGCAGCATTATTGGCTGGACACTGACCGCGCTGTGGGTACTTTCGAACATTCTGTGGATTCTCACCGAGGGCACGACCCGTGATGCGCTAACCATCGCGGGGGTCACACTGCTCTTCGCCGCGTCACTGACCCACAGCCTGAGCAGTCGAGGGGCAGCATGGACGCTGGCCTGCTTCGCGATTGCTTGCAGTTTCGGCTGGACGATTGAGGCACTAGGCACCAATACCGGGTGGCCGTTTGGTGAGTACGAATACACCGATCGATTGGGGCCACACCTAGGCGCTGTGCCGTTACTCATCCCGATGGCGTGGGCGATGATGGCCTACCCCATCCATGCAGTAGTCGAACGTACTGGCTGGAATCGACTGGCACGCATCGCATTGGGTGCCGGACTTCTGGCGACCTGGGACCTGTTTCTCGACCCGCAGATGGTTGCGGAAGGTCACTGGGTATGGAGTAGTACCGAACCAGCGATCCCGGGACTGCCGGGCATCCCGATAAGTAACTACCTGGGCTGGGTCATCGCGGCACTGATTCTCATGTCGCTGCTCACGATGCTGCTCCCGGCGCGACCAGGAGCACCGATCGCGCAACCCATGACCGCGCTGACGTGGGTATATGTCGGAAATGTCATAGCCAACGCCGTATTCCTCGGTCGCCCGGCAGTTGCGCTAGTCGGTGGCGTCGCGCTGGGAATCCCGATGGCGATACTGGTACTGCGACTACGAACCCTGCAACTTGACGATGGCTAG
- a CDS encoding glycosyltransferase, which yields MASRWGGRTAVALIATATAVASAGLLHARRNSKLLRHLATAPPATTAEPVAVLVPARDEATHIAGCIESLRQQQGIANLTVRVLDDDSSDGTAELARQTAADDPRIKIERGTGDPPAGWLGKPWACHRLAATTDASVVVFVDADVRLKPTAVAAAVGELRQRDLQLLSAWPQQQATTPLARLLQPLQQWSWLTTLPLDLAESRSDPSLAAANGQFLIFDAAAYHAIGGHAAVRGEVLDDIELARAVKRRGYRAGLADAATVAHCLMYRSDAEVVAGYSKSLWRAFGGPKRGLAVSAGLVAIYVLPLAGLVSRSWRLQTLAVTGYLAGVANRTIAAQATGSRGWPDVALHPLSVAAFAALTTRSVLQHRRGTNTWRGRPVTPQPVPN from the coding sequence ATGGCTAGTCGATGGGGCGGGCGCACCGCCGTCGCGTTAATAGCCACTGCCACAGCAGTGGCTAGCGCCGGCCTGCTCCACGCAAGGCGTAACTCGAAGTTGCTGCGACACCTAGCCACTGCGCCGCCCGCAACCACTGCGGAACCGGTCGCAGTTCTTGTCCCCGCTCGCGATGAGGCAACCCACATTGCTGGCTGTATCGAGTCACTGCGCCAGCAGCAAGGGATCGCGAACCTGACTGTTCGAGTACTCGACGATGACTCCAGTGACGGCACTGCCGAACTAGCACGACAGACGGCCGCTGACGATCCCCGTATCAAGATTGAGCGCGGCACCGGGGACCCGCCGGCAGGATGGTTAGGAAAGCCGTGGGCTTGTCACCGACTCGCAGCCACTACTGACGCATCGGTAGTTGTGTTCGTGGACGCAGATGTTCGATTGAAACCCACAGCGGTCGCTGCCGCCGTGGGCGAACTACGGCAACGAGACCTGCAGTTACTATCTGCCTGGCCGCAGCAACAAGCCACCACCCCTCTTGCTCGACTCTTGCAGCCGCTGCAGCAGTGGTCATGGCTCACCACGCTGCCACTGGATCTGGCAGAGTCTCGATCAGATCCCAGCCTGGCCGCAGCTAACGGTCAATTCCTGATCTTTGATGCAGCTGCCTATCACGCCATTGGTGGCCATGCCGCGGTCCGCGGTGAGGTGCTCGATGACATCGAACTCGCCCGAGCAGTGAAGCGCCGCGGCTATCGCGCCGGGCTAGCCGATGCCGCAACGGTCGCTCATTGTTTGATGTATCGCAGCGATGCCGAGGTTGTGGCCGGCTACAGCAAGTCGCTGTGGCGAGCCTTTGGTGGACCGAAACGAGGTCTGGCCGTCAGCGCCGGATTGGTTGCGATCTATGTGCTGCCATTGGCGGGATTGGTGAGCCGCTCTTGGCGACTACAAACGCTGGCAGTCACCGGCTACCTGGCCGGAGTGGCCAATCGGACGATAGCCGCCCAAGCAACCGGTAGCCGCGGCTGGCCAGATGTGGCGCTGCATCCGCTATCGGTGGCCGCATTCGCCGCGCTGACGACCCGTTCAGTACTACAACACCGCCGCGGCACCAATACCTGGCGCGGTCGACCGGTCACGCCACAACCAGTTCCGAACTGA